From Balaenoptera acutorostrata chromosome 8, mBalAcu1.1, whole genome shotgun sequence, the proteins below share one genomic window:
- the ERMN gene encoding ermin → MTDVPVTFSQVECNGDTPPENGQQKITKITEEASGMDGTPPHCRVESSLEDEPTEGNQEKSAKLQENILLNSSMDEKILKEKPEENLYIVHKAITDLSLQETSVDEMTFREGHQWEKIPSSSSNQELSRQKERIAQQPLGEREDEDLKNKTQHQAMEIEWLGFRKPSQVDVLHSKQEVWDEEINNDDDDDCKDDEDEVRVIEFKKKNEEGSQLKEEGDTSEDSPLSSPSSQPVTPDEQSTFGKKGDISRNAYSRYNTISYRKIRKGNTKQRIDEFESMMHL, encoded by the exons ATGACAGACGTTCCAGTGACATTCAGTCAGGTTGAGTGTAATGGGGATACACCCCCTGAAAACGGTCAacaaaaaatcactaaaatcacGGAAGAAGCCAGTGGTATGGATGGCACCCCACCACACTGCAGGGTAGAATCTAGTCTTGAAGACGAACCCACGGAAGGAAATCAGGAGAAAAGTGCAAAATTACAAGAGAACATACTGCTGAACTCGTCCATGGATGAGAAGATTCTAAAAG aaaAACCAGAAGAGAATCTCTATATTGTTCATAAGGCTATCACAGATCTTTCTCTCCAAGAAACAAGTGTTGATGAAATGACATTCAGAGAAG GACATCAGTGGGAGAAGATTCCTTCGAGCAGCAGTAACCAAGAACTAAGTAGACAAAAGGAAAGGATTGCTCAACAACCTttaggagagagagaagatgaggATCTGAAGAACAAAACTCAACATCAGGCAATGGAAATTGAATGGTTAGGATTTCGGAAACCTAGCCAAGTTGATGTGTTACATTCTAAGCAAGAGGTTTGGGATGAAGaaattaataatgatgatgatgatgattgcaAAGATGATGAAGATGAAGTTCGAGTgatagaatttaagaaaaaaaatgaagagggttCTCAGTTAAAAGAGGAAGGCGATACAAGTGAGGACTCCCCACTGAGCAGCCCCAGTTCCCAACCTGTCACACCTGATGAGCAGTCAACCTTTGGGAAGAAGGGTGATATTTCCAGAAATGCTTATTCAAGATACAATACGATATCCTATCGGAAAATCAGAAAGGGGAACACCAAGCAAAGAATTGATGAATTCGAGTCTATGATGCATTTATAA